One genomic region from Terriglobales bacterium encodes:
- a CDS encoding zinc ribbon domain-containing protein — protein MLALFAFIYLEWLMQIACHRCGAVLDEGTAFCPSCGAPQIRVSPEQATPPMPPGTPGDLQPPAMPVALPAPLDWSVGIKACALMGLVASLPSSVPIVSTLCCLWLLGGAALTVKLYRRWSPVSEITTGQGVRLGAVMGLCTFAFWVVFRIAAEALRGGFRQRMVEQLQRSAATNPDPNVQEVIRKLATPEGIAIFVTLMIVITLFSFVIFGIAGGALGASLWGRRKTS, from the coding sequence TTGCTTGCCCTGTTCGCGTTCATTTACCTTGAGTGGCTCATGCAGATCGCCTGCCACCGCTGCGGCGCCGTGCTCGACGAAGGCACGGCCTTCTGTCCGTCCTGCGGCGCGCCCCAGATCCGCGTGAGCCCGGAGCAGGCGACGCCTCCCATGCCGCCCGGCACCCCCGGCGACCTGCAGCCGCCCGCCATGCCGGTCGCGCTGCCCGCGCCGCTCGACTGGAGCGTCGGCATCAAGGCCTGCGCCCTGATGGGCCTGGTCGCTTCGCTGCCGTCTTCCGTCCCCATCGTCTCCACGCTCTGCTGCCTCTGGCTGCTCGGCGGCGCGGCCCTGACCGTCAAGCTCTATCGCAGGTGGAGCCCCGTCAGCGAGATCACCACCGGCCAGGGCGTGCGCCTCGGCGCCGTCATGGGCCTCTGCACCTTCGCCTTCTGGGTCGTCTTTCGCATCGCGGCCGAGGCCCTCCGCGGCGGCTTCCGCCAGCGCATGGTCGAGCAGCTTCAGCGCTCCGCCGCCACCAATCCCGACCCCAACGTCCAGGAAGTCATCCGCAAGCTCGCCACTCCCGAGGGCATCGCCATCTTCGTCACTCTGATGATCGTCATCACGCTCTTCTCCTTCGTGATCTTCGGCATCGCCGGCGGCGCGCTCGGCGCTTCTCTCTGGGGCCGCCGCAAGACCTCCTAG